GCTCGGACAGCGCCGGATCGCCGCCGAGGACTTCGAGTTCGAGGGGGCCGAGATCAAGGCGGGCGACGGCATCATCGCCGCGCTGCCCGCCGGGAACTGGGACCCGGAGGCATTCCCCGAGCCGGAGAAGCTGGACCTCACCCGCAAGGCGAGCCACCACGTCGCCTTCGGCTGGGGCATCCACCAGTGCCTCGGCCAGCAGCTCGCCCGTATCGAACTCCAGGTCGTCTACGGCACGCTCTACCGCCGTGTCCCGACCCTGCGCCTCGCCGTCGACCGTGACGAACTGGACTTCCGTCCGGCCGACGCACTGGCCTTCGGCATCAGCGAGCTGCCCGTCACCTGGTAGCACCGGTAGTCCTGGCAGTACCCGGCAGACGGCGACCGTCTTTCAATCCCAGCACAACAGGAGTCACCTATGAGCGAGTTCAGCTTCGAAGGACGCGTCGCCGTCGTCACCGGCGCGGGCCGCGGCCTCGGCCGGGCCTACGCCCGTCTGCTGGCGGAGCGGGGCGCGAAGGTCGTCGTCAACGACCTCGGCGGGTCGATCGAGGGCGACGGCACGGACGTCGGCCCCGCGCAGACGGTCGTCGAGGAGATCACCGCCGCGGGCGGTACGGCCGTCGCGGACACCAACGACGTGTCCACGCAGTCCGGTGCCGAGGCGATCATCAACCGTGCGATCGAGGACTTCGGCCGTATCGACGTCCTCGTCAACAACGCCGGGATCATCCGGTACGCCGGGCTGCCCGAGATCGAGGCGGAGAACCTGGAACGCCACCTCGCCGTACACCTCGTCGGTTCGTTCAACACCCTGCGGGCCGCCTGGCCGCACTTCGTCGAACAGGGGTACGGGCGGGCCGTACTGACCACCTCCAGCGGCATGTTCGGACTCGACAACAACCTGTCGTACGCGGCGGCGAAGGCGGGCACGGTCGGCCTGGCCCGCAGCGCCCGGCTGGCCGGCGAGCCGCACAACATCAAGGTCAACCTGATCGCGCCGGCGGCGATGACCCGCATGGGCGGGGGCGAGCAGCCGGACGACGCGCAGCCCGTCCCCGGTGTGCCGCACATGCCGTCGGCGGCGGTGGCGCCGATGGTGGCGTACCTCGCCCACGAGAACTGCCCGGTCAGCGGGGAGATCTACACGGCCGGCGCCGGCCGCTTCGCGCGCCTCTTCATCGCCTCGACCGAGGGCTACGTCCACCAGGACGGTCCGGCGACCGTCGAGGACGTCGCGGCCAACTGGGACAGCATCAACGACGAGAAGGACTACTACGTGCCTTCCGACCTGATGGCCTGGTCCGGCTCCTTCCTCAAGCACCAGTTCGGCTAGGACGGACGTCGTCCCGCTGCCTCACAGGCGCGGAGCGACAGCCGGACGGCACTGGGCCCGATCCACCGACCCCCGACCTTTCCGTCGCGGGACCGTCGGGGGGTCGGGCCCAGTGCCGTCCGGCTACGGCTGTGTGTGGGGCGCCGCCTTCCGACCCGCCGTGGACGAACCGGCCTGCTCCGACACCGGCGATCCACCGCCCGACGTGCGTACGCGTATGCGCGGGGGCGCGTGCGTCCGCTTCCGTGTGAGCGCACGCGAGTCATCACGCTCGTACGTACGTGGTCGTGGTGGCCGGCGGCCGGGTGCTCCGGGGGCCTCGCCCCTGGCCGGTCCGCACTTGTCGCCGAGCCGTGCGCTGAGGCACGCGCAACGCGGGTTGGGCCCGCCGCTTCGTCGAGAGCGGCGGGCCCAACTCGCGTACCGTGTGCCGAAGTCGGTCGGTCAGACAGCTGCCTGGCCGGCCTGGACCTCGTCGAGGCGCTTGCTCTTGGGGATCAGGGAGACGAGCAGTGTGCCCACGGCGCAGCAGCCGACGACGAGCCAGAGCCCGTTGGTGAAGCCTTCGTCGAGGTAGAACTGGGTGCCCTGCATGATCGCCCCGTGCTGTGCCATCACGACGAAGGCCAGCTGGGACACGATGATCTGGGCGACGCCCTGACCGAGGGTCTGAGCCCCGTTGGCCAGCGCCTGTTCCTCGGGGGTGACCACCTCGATGATCATGATGGGCGCGATGGCCATGACCATGCCCGTGCCGGTCCCCGCGATGATGCCCATCCCCACGATCTGGGGAGCGCTGTGGTGCAGCTGGGTGCCGATGCCGTAGCCGAGGACGGTGAGCGCGGAGCCGAAGCCCAGCAGGATCCGTGCGTCCATCCGGCGGGCGAGGAAGCCGGTGCCGACGGCCGCCACGATGATCATCGCGCTGATGGGGCTGGTGACGATGGCGTTGTGGGTACCGGACCAGCCCAGGCCTTCGGAGACGTTGGGGATCTTCGGCATCAGTATCAGCATCTGGATCACGACGCCGACGGCGCTGAGCGAGCCGGCCGCGATGGATGTGGCCAGCAGGACGGTCCACACCGAGCGACGCCGGGTCATGGCCGGCGGGAACAGGGGCTCGGCGACACGGCGTTCGACGAGGACGAAGGCGATCAGCGCGATCAGCGCCCCGGCGATCCAGGTCGCGAACCTGCCGCTGTCCCAGCCCCAGTGCGAGCCCTGGCCGACGGCGTAGACAAGTGCCGTGATCCCACCGCCGAGGAGGACGCCGCCGAGCCAGTCCATCCGGCCGCCCGCCGCGCGGATCGGGCTCTCGGGCACGAAGGCCGCCACCAGTGCGAAGCTCACCGCGGTGCTGATGGCCATGAACCACAGCACGCCGCGGAAGCCGTAGTCGTCCAGGAGCCAGCCGGACAGGAACGGCCCGCCGAAGGCGACGAGGCCCACACCGCCGGCGAGGATGCCGCTCGCGAGTCCGACCCAGCGACGGGGGAAGACGTCGCGGGTGATCGCGTAGGCCAGCGGGGCGGTGGCCGCGTAGATGCCCGCGATGCCGCGGCCGATGAGCAGGGTGCGGTAGTCGGTGGCGAGGGCGGCGATCAGGTCACCGACGAAACCCAGCCCGGTGGCGACGAGCAGCACCTTCTTCTTGCCGAAGAGCGCCGCGGCCTTGACCGCGAAGGGCAGGAAGAAGGTCCCTGTCAGCAGGGTCATCAGGGTGAACCAGGCGATCTCGGTCGTCCTGAAGTGGATCGCGACCTCGGCCTGCGCGATGCCGGACAGCGCGGCCATGAGGGCGACCAGCTGGACGGTCCACACGAGCGCGACGACGACGAGCACGTTGCGCCTGGTGGAAAGAGGTCTTTCGGCTTCCTGCGGGGCGGCGGTCTGTGTCTGGGTCATGGGCGGCCTTCCAAGGGGTGAGCGGAGATGGGGAAGGGGGATGCGGCGCGTGCCCGTCTGCGACTCCGGTGCGCCTGCCGCGTAAAGTAGACCTAACGGTCGGTACAATCAATAAGCTGCGCGTAAAGCCGTCGCGCGACCGTTCCCAGTCCCGCTCAGCGGGACGTCGGCGGCTGAAAGCGCGGATGCGGCAGCACTCGTCCAAGGGCGCGGAGCCGCGTCGACGGGCGGCTCCGGCGCATGGGCGCGACCCGGACCACCGAAACCGGCCACCCGAGCCGGAACGAACCGTCAACCTGAGCCGGAACGATCCGCCAACCCGGCGGAGCGTTACGCTCGGCACCGTGCTCCGCATCTACGACGCCCGATCCGACGAGTCCGTAGTCGCCGCCCCGGCCCGCCGTGCCCTGACCCGTGTCGAGGCGCATGCGCCCGGCTCCGGCACCACCGACCTCCGTGTCCTCCTGGTCGCCGATGTCCTCGCCCGCGCCCTGGAGATCGGCGGCACCCCCGTGTGGGCCGTACTGGCCGGTGGGGAACAGGTGGCCGAACTCCGGGCGGGCGCGACGGCTCTCGGTATCCGGCCCTTCGAGGACCGGCGTGATGTCGGACCGGAGTTCGCGGGGGCCCAGCTGATCCATGTGGTGCGCCGGGGTGACGAGGCAACGGGCGGCATCAGGATCGATGTCGCCCCGGCCGACTCCGGCGAGGCCGTGGGTGTTCCCGGAGACGTCGACCCCGCCACCCTCCGCCTCGCCCTGCTCGCCCGCCCCCGCTCCGAGCCCGTCCACCTGACCCCGGCCGCCCTGACCGACACGGGGAGCACGCTCGCGCACTGGCGCCGGTCGGTCGCCGTCTGGGCGGTGCAGCCGTCCCGTCCGGTGCCCGAGGGGGTACGGCAGGAACTGCGCGCCGCCTGGGAGGACGACCTGAACCTGCCCGCCGTACTGGACGTCCTGCGCCGCGTCGAGACCCTCGACGGGCTGCCGGACGGGGCCCGCTTCGAGACGTACGCCTACGCCGACCGGATCCTCGGCATCGAACTCACCCGCGAGATCGGGTCGTTGACGTGACCGGCCGCCGACACGCGGGCCCGCTGCGCCGGCTCGTCGTCCTGCGGCACGCCAAGTCGGCCTGGCCTATGGGTGTCGACGACCACGACCGGCCCCTCGGCCCGCGGGGCCTGCGGGACGCTCCCGCCGCCGGACGAGCGCTCGCCGAAGCCGACTGCCTGCCCGACCTCGCCCTGTGTTCCCCCGCCGAACGCGCCCGCCTTACCTGGGAGTTGGCGGCGGCCGAGTGGGGCACCCCGCCGCCGGTCCGGCACGATCCGCGGCTGTACGGGGCCGACGTACCGGAGTTGCTGGCCGTCGTACGCGAAGTCCCGCCCGCCGTCGGGACGTTGCTGCTGGTCGGGCACAACCCCGGCCTGGAGGAACTGGTACTGGAGCTGGCCGGGGACGCGCTCGACGGCACGCTGGACACCGTACGGACGAAGTTCCCGACCTCCGCGATCGCCGTCCTGGCCTGGCACGGCGAGGGCTGGCAGGACCTCGCGCCCGGCGCGGCCCTGCTCACGGACATGATCGTGCCGCGCGGGACGAAGACCCGCTGACCAGGTCGTATCCAGCACGGCGGCACCCGCGCCTCCGGCCGGGCGGCCGGCTGCGCATAGGGTGGCCGGATGCCGGACGAGTACCGCACAGTGACCCACGCGGGTGTGCACGAGACCGAGGTCAACCGCTCCCGCTTCCTGTGCGCCCTCGCCCCCGCGGCCACCGAGCAGGAGGCCCAGGAGTTCGTCGCCGCCGTCCGCAGGGAGCACGCCGACGCCACCCACAACTGCTTCGCGTACGTCATCGGCGCCGACGCCTCGGTCCAGCGGGCGAGCGACGACGGTGAACCGGGCGGCACCGCCGGCGTCCCGATGCTCCAGATGCTGCTGCGCCGCGACATGCGGTATGTCGTCGCCGTCGTCACCCGCTACTACGGCGGCGTCAAACTGGGCGCGGGCGGTCTCATCCGGGCGTACGGGGGAGCGGTCGGCGAAGCCCTCGACGTGCTCGGCACCCGCACCCGCCGCCGCTTCCGGCTGGCCACGGTGACCGTCGACCACCAGCGGGCCGGAAAGATCCAGAACGACCTGCGGTCCACCGGACGCGAGGTGCGTGACGTGCGGTACGGGGAGGCCGTCACGATCGAGATCGGGCTGCCGGACGCCGATGTGGACGCCTTCCGGACCTGGCTGGCGGACGCCACAGCGGGGACCGCCGGGTTCACGCTCGGGGGAGAGGCGTACGGAGAGGTGCACGGGGACGCATGAGCGCCGCGAGGCCCTCCGGGGCCGCACATCGGGCCGATACGGGAGTAACCGCCCGTGATGTCAGACCCGGCTGTTA
The DNA window shown above is from Streptomyces sp. NBC_01451 and carries:
- a CDS encoding YigZ family protein — protein: MPDEYRTVTHAGVHETEVNRSRFLCALAPAATEQEAQEFVAAVRREHADATHNCFAYVIGADASVQRASDDGEPGGTAGVPMLQMLLRRDMRYVVAVVTRYYGGVKLGAGGLIRAYGGAVGEALDVLGTRTRRRFRLATVTVDHQRAGKIQNDLRSTGREVRDVRYGEAVTIEIGLPDADVDAFRTWLADATAGTAGFTLGGEAYGEVHGDA
- a CDS encoding MFS transporter, translating into MTQTQTAAPQEAERPLSTRRNVLVVVALVWTVQLVALMAALSGIAQAEVAIHFRTTEIAWFTLMTLLTGTFFLPFAVKAAALFGKKKVLLVATGLGFVGDLIAALATDYRTLLIGRGIAGIYAATAPLAYAITRDVFPRRWVGLASGILAGGVGLVAFGGPFLSGWLLDDYGFRGVLWFMAISTAVSFALVAAFVPESPIRAAGGRMDWLGGVLLGGGITALVYAVGQGSHWGWDSGRFATWIAGALIALIAFVLVERRVAEPLFPPAMTRRRSVWTVLLATSIAAGSLSAVGVVIQMLILMPKIPNVSEGLGWSGTHNAIVTSPISAMIIVAAVGTGFLARRMDARILLGFGSALTVLGYGIGTQLHHSAPQIVGMGIIAGTGTGMVMAIAPIMIIEVVTPEEQALANGAQTLGQGVAQIIVSQLAFVVMAQHGAIMQGTQFYLDEGFTNGLWLVVGCCAVGTLLVSLIPKSKRLDEVQAGQAAV
- a CDS encoding SDR family NAD(P)-dependent oxidoreductase, yielding MSEFSFEGRVAVVTGAGRGLGRAYARLLAERGAKVVVNDLGGSIEGDGTDVGPAQTVVEEITAAGGTAVADTNDVSTQSGAEAIINRAIEDFGRIDVLVNNAGIIRYAGLPEIEAENLERHLAVHLVGSFNTLRAAWPHFVEQGYGRAVLTTSSGMFGLDNNLSYAAAKAGTVGLARSARLAGEPHNIKVNLIAPAAMTRMGGGEQPDDAQPVPGVPHMPSAAVAPMVAYLAHENCPVSGEIYTAGAGRFARLFIASTEGYVHQDGPATVEDVAANWDSINDEKDYYVPSDLMAWSGSFLKHQFG
- a CDS encoding SixA phosphatase family protein; translated protein: MTGRRHAGPLRRLVVLRHAKSAWPMGVDDHDRPLGPRGLRDAPAAGRALAEADCLPDLALCSPAERARLTWELAAAEWGTPPPVRHDPRLYGADVPELLAVVREVPPAVGTLLLVGHNPGLEELVLELAGDALDGTLDTVRTKFPTSAIAVLAWHGEGWQDLAPGAALLTDMIVPRGTKTR